CAAAAGCACGACGATACCTAAGAGCACTCTCAAGCATGATATAAGTAGAATTCCACCAAGTAGGCACATCCAACCTCAAGCCCACTTTAGTATCAATACCTCTCACTTGAGCAATACATTCGGTAAATACTATTTTTCTTGACTCTGATGCTCTCACATATTTAATGTTGTCTCTAATTTTTTGTAAAGCAACTTCATCCACTTTTAATCCATCTTGAACTATAAGATTCAACACATGGGCACAACACCTCACATGCAAAAATTCACCATGACACAACAAGCTATTTTGCAATCTTAATTGCTCACCCAAAAGTTCTTGCATATGATCATTAGCACTAGCATTGTCTAAAgtaatggaaaatattttcctatCAATTTCCCATTCAGTCAAGACAGGAGGCTCCAATTTACAAAAAGCAAAAATCTTACTATTCAATTTCCAATTATTATCAACAAAATGTGTTGTTAAACAGATATACCCCTCTTGAGTACAAGCAGTCCAACAATCAGATGTTAAACAAATTCTATTATGACATTTATGAattgcatattttaatttttctttcttctcaccGTGAAGTTTCAGCAAACTAGACACCAATGTGTTCCTACTCACATATGCTTAACATCAGAATTTATATATGAAAGTAATTCCCTAACTCATTTATATTCAACAAAGTTAAATGGCAAACCATGTCGAACAATACACATTGTTAGAAGCTCAAGAACACGCTTTTGGTCAACTTCCCTAGATCTTAACTTTCCAGCATGATCAATTATCATTCCACCCACATCATGAAATTTAGCTTTCTTTTTACACAAGAGCTTAACATGACGCAATAAATGTGAAGTGCCTACTTTACTCCCACCAATTACATATTGTTGCCCACATGTATTACATTCTACCTTTTCTTTACCATCTACCACAccaattttagtaaaatatttcCAAGCTATAGAAGTGCAAACCTTAActtttttactctctttttcATCATTGTCACTTCTGTTCTCCTTTGCATTTGGTTTAGGTTCAACCCTGGCTTCTTCCTCATCTTCCATAAACTCAATATCGTCAACAGAGTCAACTCGATTTACAGTTTCAGAAGCCATTTCCATCAATCTAATGCACCTGTAGttaacaaagaaaaggaaagaaattaaacTCAGATTCAACTCGGTTCACGGTTAGAAGCCATTCAACTCAGATTCAATACATCAagaataattaacatttaaaaaagaaaaggaaagaaattaaaagcatgaaaataggagagaaattACTATTTTGGAGGTCGACCACAACGACGCACAAACGACTGAAACGAGAGGTGAAAGAGGAAGGTCGATGCCGTGGTGACGGGCAATCGAGCGTTCGGAGGTCACCGTCACCGTTGGTGGCTCGTGTGGTGGAGGTGCCACCAGATCAATTTTCGCAATTCGCACTATTAGGGATCTAGGTTTCGTAACTTGTTGGCTTGTTACCGTTTAGGTTTTctacttttctctcttcttctttttttcttttttgtttgtgcGTAAGCGTAATGTCAAATGTATTGGTGTTGCTTTaggttgcaaaaaaaaaattaagaaaggtGCAGGCTTTACTTAGTTGCGTTGCGGaccattaacaaattaacaattgcTAATTCAATTGGGCTTTGCTATTATTTGGGCTTGCTCTATTACTGAATGTGAATTGCCGATTGGGTTGTTagctacaaaataaaaatttaatttcttaaccattataaatttataataataataaaataaaataatatattatttaaattttgtgcaTTAGCGAACTAATCCACCAACCCACGGGTTGAGCCCACTTAACCCACGGACTAAATGGGCCGGGCTGAAAAGTTACTGGtactggttttttttttaaattaagcccGGCCCACCTTACGGACTGGTCCATGAGCCGGAACCCATTTTGATGACTCTACCTAGAAAgatccaattaaaaaaacatattgcatAAACTCAAATTGCAAACAAACATCCATGATCATAAACTTGTTTACTATCCCCTTTTAGATGATAacacatctctctatataatACTTCAACCTGAATTTGGGGAGTACTTTGCACCTACATCTCGAATGATTGATCACTTTCAGTCATGAGTTTATTCTAGAGCACATGAATAAAGTTAATTATCCTAAACTCGATCCTTTAAAACATGTAAAGCGACGCCACATTAGAAAGGGTTAAACGTAAAGCGACTACAGAAGAGAAGGAAGGAGGGTTAAATGTTTTATGTTCATGCAAATCCGAGCCACCACTATAATAATGAATCCCTATCATCATCATAAcatcattattataatataaatggaCACATGCACGGACCGTACCATCATGCACTTACATGATCAACAAGTTCACCCCTTCACTCTTCACTTCCTCAACGTTCCACACCCATTCTTCAAGAAAATTAAACCCTCAAACCCAAACATTTCACTGTTTCATAATTCATACTCATCACCACCCGCCAAAATGACCATCGGCACCCTCCGTCGATTCTTTCTTCCATGTTTCTTCCCTTCCAAGCCTCAACCCACCGTTCCTTTCTCCGATCACCACCACCCACCCACAAAGAACCGGCCTTCCTCGCCGGCTTCTTCGACGTCGTCTTCCACCGCTGCTTCGGCGGCTCCGCCGCGTCCCTCGAAGTCGATGGTGATCGGAACCATCTTCGGTAACCGCCGCGGCCACGTGTGGTTCTGCATCCAGCACGACCGTCTTTCTTCAAAGCCTTCCCTTCTTCTTGAGCTGCCGCTCTCCACCGACCACCTTGTCCGCGAAATGCGGAACGGCATCGTCCGCATCGCCCTCGAATGCTCCGCCGCCGCCAACGCCTGCCCCCTCCGCTCCGTCCCCCTCTGGACCGCCTTCTGTAACGGCAAGAAGACCGGCTTCGCCGCCCGCCGCCGCGCCGGAGACCGCGTCCGCAACATCCTCCGCACCATGCAGTGCGTCTCCGTCGGCGCCGGCGTCATCCCCTCCGGCTTCGCCTCCTCCGCCGCCGCAGCCTCCGAGGAACTCATGTACATGCGCGCCAACTTCGAACACGTGGTGGGCAACGCCGATTCCGAATCGTTTCATCTCATCAACCCCGACGAGTGCCCCGGCCAGGAACTCAGTGTGTTCCTTCTCCGATCCAGACTTGGTGCCACTCGCTGAGTTCACACCGATTCAAAGttcatctttttatatttattttccggtacagaaaaagaaagaagtccttccatgaaatataatattttcttttttcaggggCAAAACAGAAAATTGTTGGTTTTCTTGATTTTTGGGGTAAACCCAGATATTTCGCGGCCCCGAGAGTCGAGACGAAATATGTACTTAAGGATGAAGGTTACTTGTCATTATATCACATTTTGAATGTATTtcgattttcattttttctttttacttctgaGATCCgtgtcttgtaaaaaaaaatgatttttctttaaaagggTGACTGTGTTGTAATTGTTGCCCATGTGAGTTCTGTGTAAAGTTGATGGGTTTTTCTAGGACTAATCTCATCTCCAAGActgtatactttttttttttctcgcatttgtctataataataatgtaacagGATTAAACAGGGGATGGCCTAGGAATCTTTGCTATTTCATTTATGCTTTGGAAtttttgaattgatttccaTTACTATATAAATCTGTGGTCTTGGAGCTTTTCCGATAGATTCATTACTTGTTTGGTATGGTATCTCACTCAAAatgtaacatttttaatttcccTACTTTGATTTTCAGAATTTGGAATATTTGAGGTTACTGGTCATTATAAAACCGTGTAAATTACTTATATGTCAATCTTTTTGAGGACAAGTTGAATATCTTTTCCCTTTTGTTTATCTTATGGTATAACTTGGTTTGTTGAGTCATCCCAAATTTCTATTACTTTACTATACTAGTAGTGTGTATAATGTAATGATAGAATACCGGCTAAGCTTTTACAATTAGGTGTGCTAGATGGGGGTCGAACCATTCTTTTTCGGTGTACCCTTGATTTGGAGATGGTGGCACACTAGTGTTGGTGTCCACAAATCACTTTTTGAGTATAAACTtccttttaacattttaaagatCTCAATGCTATTCTATTTTTATGCAACAGGGGACCAGTCCTTTttaggaatttttcttttttttttgggggggggggggggactttGGCAATCATTGACGCAGTTCCAGCACAACAATGATGCTTCGTTCAGCTAAGTTCATTGACAGTTCCAGCTAGGTGTGAGTTAGTATCAGGTTATATaagaacttatatatatatacatttgaaGCATGCCAAAATTGGGGTTACTTCAATGCTCAGTGCTAGTGTTTTAAAATGCAAACCGCATCACGTGATGTAGTCTATGATTGAGGACCACATATTGGCCCACATTAGTTCAAAATGCAAATACAACTGCAAAGTAATCGCCACTGCAATTATTTGGTGTGTGTGAACATGTTATGTTACTCAATGTTAAAATTCAACCAGTTCAAATGTTAATACTTAATAGAAATAGGCCAGCTAAGAGGTTTATGATAACTTGTGATTGAAACAGTGAGCACAAAATTATTAGTGGAAATGGTTGCCAGTCAAAAGGGGATATTTTCATTACAATTTACAACTGTTTGGATTGCAACATCACCAAATGAGTACAAACCTCATTTTCTATGatgaaagaaaagtgaaaggacttttttttaggccaatagaaaaaaagaaaagaaaagaacaaaccaAATGGGAAGATTTTATCAATCTCAAAATCTCGACCACTGAAGATTTTGTTGTCACAAGCATTGTACTTCTTATGGTTTGTACTTAACAGGCTATATAAGAGGCAGTCAGTGGGTTACCATAACCCTTTGTTGTGTTTGTGCTATCATTAGAGAGTGAAGTGTTCTTCCCTCAGTTGCTTAAGATGTTGGAAGGAAAAGCTGTGGTGAGAGAGACAGACATGCCAGAGGGAATGCAGAGCTATGTTATGGAATTAGCACACCAAGCTCTCGATGCACATGAAGTTTCTGATTGTCAGTCCATTGCTCATTTCATCAAACAGGTCAATCTTAAAATATCTCACccatttaactttatttttttctggttGTGTGCATAATCATGTGTGTATAATGAGTAGTATGTTCTTATAAAATGttatcataaggaaacctaaagaattcttattttatgaaatatgcTTTAACTTGCACGTATGTGTACTCACGAATATTAATGTTAGAGAAATTTTATTCATGTTTTCTGCAAATTTTTCTACAATGAGAAAACAGAcaggaagagaagagaaataaatattgaatgaatccattttttgtttctatgaAAATAGTGAGGATGCAAATGTAATGTGATTAAGGGGGTCTAATTAAACATAGTATAAgttattattgtaaattttctaatatatgagtttaattcttacgaataaaataaaataaaattaaagaaacatgATAAAAATTGGAAgtcacaaaattaaattaaagaaacatGATAAAAATTGGAAGTCACAGAATCAGTTATTCAATCCAATCCAATTTGTGACTTATAGAATGTTAAGTCACAAAATCTAAATTATATTCAATTTGTGTCTCTAAACTAAAAAGTTCATGTTCATTCAAtcagtcttttattttttactatcttaatcaatttttttccttcaaagccCAAATTGAGACATAATCATATTTGGAGGAAACGACGAATGTTTTAACTTGAAATCAAAATATTGgaatcaaaatattaaacaCGAACACTACATTTTATTGGATGAGTTTGAGAATGTCAGATTAATTTGACTTATTTTGTCAcctctaataaaaatattatatttttacaatttgtttgaaaacaaaaataaaaagaaaaaaatatccatGAAATTCACAAGAAGGACTTCTTAGtaaattgacataaaattagGGGTAAATAATCTCTctttctccccccccccccttgttttagcttcttaaaattaaatcaatttatattaagaaaaaaatattgagtgaaaaatttatttattttggattaaactaatttttaattaatataaaatttattcttaatataatttattttattaaatttttagtttttttaatcatctAAATAAATGGatagaaaattttctaattctttcatttttatttattgaaacaataaatatttttttacttcatttttttatttccattcttaattatttttttctctcctctcTCAATTTCACTTTTAATGTAAAGTGATACAGAAAAATGagtcataaaaaatatgataaagacatattataaaattatataggtACGATTCTTGCTTCTACCAATTTTCTCGCAAAAGTTTGATATTGGGATGACCTTATAAAATATCATAGGATAATGACATTTAGacatcatttttcttaacaAATATCTATTCGACATCctattatctctatctctctctagGTTATGATGGTGATGGACATTTGGGTCTCCACCAAACATTATCCAATGTCATAAGACACCTCTTTGTATACGTTCCTTTGTTggtttttcatataaattatatctgTACGAGAGAATCCTGCTAAAGAAATGTTTAGACATTAAATATGGGTGCCTACGT
This region of Glycine max cultivar Williams 82 chromosome 7, Glycine_max_v4.0, whole genome shotgun sequence genomic DNA includes:
- the LOC100783029 gene encoding protein MIZU-KUSSEI 1 — protein: MDTCTDRTIMHLHDQQVHPFTLHFLNVPHPFFKKIKPSNPNISLFHNSYSSPPAKMTIGTLRRFFLPCFFPSKPQPTVPFSDHHHPPTKNRPSSPASSTSSSTAASAAPPRPSKSMVIGTIFGNRRGHVWFCIQHDRLSSKPSLLLELPLSTDHLVREMRNGIVRIALECSAAANACPLRSVPLWTAFCNGKKTGFAARRRAGDRVRNILRTMQCVSVGAGVIPSGFASSAAAASEELMYMRANFEHVVGNADSESFHLINPDECPGQELSVFLLRSRLGATR